aagactaatgACAACAGACACAGCAAGCAGCCTCAGacttgacaatgaagacattgaagtggtggggagcttctgccttttaggaccgaccatcaacagtcaaggatccagcagtcaagaaatacgccgcagactagcacttggtagggttgccacgaaggccttggaaaggagattgagATGCCGTGATATGtccatacctacaaagattagaatagttcagacaatggttttccctgtgacactctatggatgcgaaagctggactttgaagaagcaagacagaaaaaacattgatgctttcaaactttggtgctgggaccatggacagccaggaaaaaaaacgaatggatcctagaacaaaccaatccagaattctcactcgaggcacaaatgaacaggctcaaactatcctgctttggacacattgtacgaagatccagctccctcgagaagtccataatgctggggaaagtggaaggaaagagaagaagaggacggccggcagcaagatggatggactcaattacgacagcaatgaatgcaccagagaccttcaaggccaagtcaaagacagataatcctggagattatctatctatctatctatcattattattatttgcatttatatcccactcttcctccaaggagtccagagcagtgtactacatacttaggtttctcctcacaacaaccctgtgaagtaggttaggctgagagagagagaagtgactggcccagagttacccagcaagcatcatggctgaatggggatttgaactcgggtctccccggtcctagtccagcactctagccactacaccacgctggttgctaagagttgagaCCCACTTGATGGCAcctaattaatcaatcaatcaatcaactctaCACTCCATTTTAAATATCTGCTCTGACCCCCAACAAGAGCACCAGAAAGCAAGATAATTTTTATGTGAGGTTCCCTAGTCTGCAAAGGGAGCAGGGAAGGTTTCCTTTTTTTCTGTCCAGGCATCACTGGAGCCAGCCCTAGTAATGCGACGTGACGAGGGAAGGACCCCACGCCCGAGAGGCAAGGGGCGCGCGCCGAAGGGGGCCGGCCTAGAGCGGCCATGGGCCCTCGCTCCCGGTTCAGGGAAAGACGACAGCGGAGAAGACGGTCCGGATCCGAGGAGAGAGGGAGGCGGCGGAGAGGACGGGAAGAAAGGTGCAGAGTTGTggaggggaaggaggtggggaggCTTTGTTTGTCACCCTTGTCACCATAGAGTTTAGGAGGATCATAGAGTTGATCTGTGATAGAGAGGGCATGGAGCTCTCCCCACCTGCTGCCTCCCCCATTGGGAGGCTTAATAGGGGAGGGGGCTGAAGCTAAGCCCCCCCCACACCTCTTATCCCCCAAAGGAGGCAGCTTAACCCCCTGGCCTGTTTCCATGGGTGCCTATCTTGGAGGGCCCGTGTGCACAGCTGAGTGtgggtgttccctctaacagggattcccagatgcttttGACtgcaacccccagaatccccagccaaaggccactgcagctggggatgctgggagttgtagtgaacccCATCTGGGGATCCTTGTTCGAGGGGAACAGTGCCTCTGCGCCTATAATGATTGTGACGGGTCCTCCTGGGGCTCAGTGCTGGATTTGGTCGCCTGGGAAGGGTGTTTAAAGCTCAGGTTCAGGGCCTGCTTGAAAAGAtggacatgatgatgatgatgagagcgGGGTGCTTGAGCCCCAGGAGGACCTgttttcctctcccttttcctcACAGGTGGTGCATAGCCcaaagccacccagtgagttttgtgactgagtggggattcgaacccgggtccCTGCAGTCCTCGTCTGCTCTGATCCCTCCTCTCCACTGCctcttgtttctgctgctgcaacAGACTTAGGCCATGTGCCTgatctggtctctctctctctctctctctctctctctctctctctctctccagaaagGTTGGCAAAATCAATTGCTGTCATGGATGGCTAGTGGCCCCAGcttcatccctgctaactgggcaaagaggcccccttAAATGTGGCgattccctgccccaaggggctcacagtccaTGCCTGACACAAGGGGGAGAAAGCAAGTACGGATGGGTGAAGAACATGCCGTTATGTTGTTAGCACGGACTTAAAAGTGCTAATAGATGAAATTGCCTCCCAGCCAAAGGGATGATCAACCCACAATACaatatctcctgctaactgagcaaagaggcaccttctgtaagtggcaattctcttgatttagcagggggagcgtaactaaccctctccactcccagcacagcatctctccagtgactgttgctggtgtctgccttatgtttctttttagactgagccctttggggacggggagccatctgatttatttattttatttaatattcctcagggctgctcaactccggccctgctgcagatgttggcctacaactcccataattcctggctattggccattgtggctggggattatgggagccatagttcaaaaacacctggggggcctTAGTTGAATAGGCCTGCTCTATCtttgtaaaccgttttggaaacttttgttgaaaagcgttatatacatatttgctttttgttttgtttttttaaaaaacggcctTGTTAATTTCTAGTGTTGTTTAATTATTTTAGAAAAGGTTCAACTGGGGGAAATTCCAGGGAGAATTTCTGGGACACATTTATGGATAGGGATGATTATTCATTCTGCCAAGCCTTTGAGAGCATTCCTGGACTAAACTGTGAGATCTTTgttttggttaattttttttaaaagtgcacatGGTTTctaatatttttcttttcagaGGCAGAAAtggcagaagaagaaagaaaaaagtggaGACCACCACCACAAGAGACACAAGAAgtgcacccaccccacacacaccaggaCCGCTCCCTCAGCTTGGATTCCTCACTGGAAAAGCGAGGCCACAGCagcgagaggagggggaagaggagccGAAAGCGCTCCAGGTCCAGGTCCTCAGTGTCCTCCGTCTCATCGCTTTCTCTGCCGTGGTCCCAAGGCTCCAGGGAAGACCTGGGCGAGCAGCTTAACCTCCAGGAGCGCTTGCAGCTGAAGGAGGACAAGAAGCAGAAGGAGCTGCTGAAGGCGCTCGAGACCCCCGAAGAGAAGCGGACCCGGCACCTGGCCAAGAAGGAGGCCAAGGAACGGAAGAAGCATGAGAAGAGGGGCTGGGGGGAAGAGTATATGGGCTACACCAACACTGACCACCCCTTTGGGGACAACAACCTGCTGGGAGCTTTCATCTGGAGCAAGGCGAGTCTCGAACCGGAACCCAAGGTCATCTCGTGTCGGTAGCTGAAATCTGGCTCAAGATGCTTGGAGAAATGGTTCACAAACCGAACACGTTTTTAACTGTTCTGTGAGTTGttaaaatttttaattaatttattttatttattgttaaatttatataccgcctttcattaaaaacaatcccaaagcggtttgtgACATCATCTTCAAATATATAAAATGACATCATcttcaaatatataaaataatattttatttatgtatgaatAAAATATATAAGAAAATTAATATCCTTTAAAATataagagccctgttggatcaggcacaaggccagtctagtctagcatcctgtttcccgcagtggcccgccagatgcttctgagacaGTCACAAGCAGGcaatggatttttatttattttttggtcttgCCGGCCCTACTGGTGGCTTTATTGTTCTTGGATGTTTTAcgtgttgtttttaatttgtcgTATTGCCAACTTGATTTGCTTTTCTcttgattgtaaaccaccctgaaggCATTTATTAGTTGGGTAGCATACaaatttcataaataaataaaatgagagcaatagccctctcctgctgttgcttcccagcaactggtattccgaAGTAGACTGCTGCTGCACATGGAGGCTCTACAGAACCCTCATGATTACAGCCAGTGAGAATCATCTCctctttcatgaatttgtctgatccccttttaaagccatctagtaGCCATCCCTACAGCTTGTCAGTTAACTTTTACAAATTAGTTCTGTTGTGTGAAAGTTTCTCTCATCTGTCCTGAATTTGTGCCCATCCATCTCATTCGATAGCTCTTGAGTACCTGTGTTAAGAGAGGGGCAGTCTAacttctctccctttccttcacACTGTGCTGCTTTATAAATCTCTGCCCTGTCCTGCCCCCCCTGCCATCTAAAAAGGCCtaaatgtttatttattcattcattcattcattcatgttggGAGTCTTTCTTCGGGGGGGAggtgctctggctgcctgctcattgtagttgcccttttctgtgttttttccagCCCTTCAACGTCCTTTCCTGAAACACAACCATCGGAACTGGACACCGTGttgcaaatgtggctgcatcctagatttgtataaggacaccATGATTCCAGTCCCTTTGATGCAGCCTGTCTTGGACCTTTTCGGGGGCTAACTTCGTAGCTCTTGGTCTCACCTGGTTTCTGGGTTGCTTCTAGGCCCTGGAGAAGAAGGGGGTTGGCCACTTGGAGGAGAAGGAGCTGAAGGACTAGAATTAGTGGCTTCAAGAGGAAAGTTACCTGGAGCTGCAGAAGGTAAGAGCTGGAAAAGGGAGGCGAGCAAGTCATTTGCTGTAACTCGTGTGAAAgaattagggttagggttctctCCTTCAGGGCTTTTTTTGAACCCCAGGACCAATGTTTTGGCCCAGGGTACAGCTTTGAAATGCAGGGAAAGGAACATCTCTGAGCAAGTACAGAGTGCCCTGCCCTCCACATTGAATATCCCCAGCCAACTCCTAGACCCATAGGGTTAGGGGGGAGAAAACCCTGTAGCTCAGAGGATGTGATctgcagctcagtgacagagcatctggtTTGCGTGCAGAGGGCCctcttcatccccagcacagcatccctccagtggctgttgttggtgtctaccttataactcttttttagattgtgagccctttgtggacagggaaccatcttatttacttattctttatttttctatgtgaactttggaaactttgttgaaaagggCTGCCTCTGGAGCAAGGACCTTctgttttcagagatggggaggctcttattgcagcagggagcacattccaaagcctcggggcagcaatggagaaggccagtccctgagtagctaccagacgagctggtggcaactgcagatgggcctctccgtatgatctcagtgggtgatgaggttcatagtgaagaagaagaCAGGTGATTGGACTGTTCCAACTCTGTGGTCTTTAACAGAAGGAAGCCTTTGCTGGTGGCACAGCCTCCGGCAGGTCTCCAGCAGACGAGCCGCCTGCaggtggctgccaaagggggctggccttcgggggtgggaacaatgcatctatctatctatctatctatctatctatctatctatctatctatctatctatctatctatttatttatttatttaacacatcttgatatcgcccaaaatgcaagttctctgggccctttacaacaaaacaaaacaaccaataaaaagattaaaacatttcaaacacaattaaaacaatatctaattaaaagcctgggtgaacagatgtgtcttgactgcccttttaaaagttgtcagagatggggaggctcttatttcagcaggaagtgtgttccaaagccctggggcagcaacggagaaggcccgtccctgagtagccaccagacaagccggtggcaaatgcagacggacctctccagatgatctcaatgggcggtgtggttcatagcaaagaagacgttctcttaagtgcccagggcccaagctgtttagggctttataggttataaccaaaaccttgtactttaccccggaaacttatcggcagccagtgtagatcttttaagatgggagtaatatggtctctctgagatgacccagcgaccaacctggctgccacattctggactaactgcagtttctggactatgtacaaaggcagccccacatagagctcattgcagtagtcaagtctggaggtgaccagcagatgtactactgttctgagataatctatctcaagaaacagacgcagctggtgtatcagccaaagctgataaaaggcacctctggccactgcctcaacctgggacaccagggagagttttgtgtccagaagcacccccagactacgtacctgttccttctggggaagtgtgcaCCCCATccaaatcatctcccgagttccgaccccacacaataagtacctctgatttatctggattcagtctcagcttgttacctctcatccagcccatcactgcctccaggcaggcatttagggaggttatgccttctcctgatgatgttggcatggagaaaaagatttgggtatcatcattatacttataacaccctgcagcaaatctcctgatgatctctcgcagtggtttcatgtagaggttaaacaacattggagatgatatggtccccgagagacaccatctggaatctgcctgagaggtaagagtggaaccactgcaaagcagtgcctcccccccccccaacccccccagatgctccagaaggatactatggtcgatagtattgagagctgctgagaggtccaaaaggaccaacagagtcacccttcctttgtcaattcccaattggagatcatccatcaggccgaccaaggcagtctccacttgatagcccacccgaaagccagtctgaaacgggtctagataatcagtttcctccaagactgtctggagctgagaggcaaccaccctctcaatcaccttgcccagtgacagaaggttggagacaggcctatagttgctcaactgcGAGGAATCCaaggcaagcttcttcagaagtggtctaataattgcctccttaaggcaaggaggcatcctgccctccctcagggaagcatttatgatctctaccaggtcttctacaacaacctccctgccagatagtattagccacgtcgggcaagggtcaagagaacaggtggtaggctgcatcgctccaagcggcttgtccacatcctcatgagtcactagACTTGTGAGGATGTGCATTAGACGCCTGGTAAGGACCCTCCTGTTAAATTGCTGTTGCCATGTAATTAGctgaacacccccctccccccgccagttaGAATAAGCCTCGTCGGACAAGcgtcaagagaataggtggtagtttgcactgtcccaagcagcttgtccacatcctcaggagtcacaaactgaaactcatCCAGCCTAACCACGTAAGAGggtcgctggacacctctgcatcagacactgaagtaactggagacggaatcacattggcccgaatatgagagattttatgcacaaagaactcattaaacatatcacagagggtaattgatggttccaacttttgattcaagggaggaggggcatgcactagccctctcacaatcctgaacaactccgccagaagtgagcttgcggatgcaatgcaggcagaaaagaaccacttctttgctgctgcacatCTGGCCTGAGCCTAGGTCTTCAAATGCGCTCCGTGTTGTAGTCTGTCTGATtggagccgagtctttctccacttgcactccagtcgtctaccttgtcacttcagcccccgtagttcttccatatgcCAAGATATTTCAGATGATCGTTTAGAGAGAGCGTATCAGAAACAAAGGGCACAGGAAAAAACGTTCTAGAGTGAAACTTCACAGGCGTAAATGGTACCGCCAAAAAAACGGGGGTGCATGCTTCCTTCAAGTGATGGAAAACCTTCAGGAGAGGCAGGATACACCAACTGGAACACAGAAACGCTGATGCCTTCACACCAATGAATGAAAGTTCTTTACCAGAATGGCGAAGCAAAGAAAGACCAGAGGAAAATGTTTCATTTTCTCCTTGGCTTCATATTTTCCTTCTCCCCCATCACAGTTTCCCCTCATATTGTACCCCATTCATTTTGTCTCTTCTTTGTAATTTCCTCTGGCTGGAGGCCCCTGACCCCAATTAATACCTCCAGGGGTTTTTCCCCCACAGAGAAGGCttcactgtgaggctttactgtgagtttgaatttgccccccaaaactacacaaaaagtggattttttttctaccccggacataaattgggctacactttaACACAGAATGAAtcctgtgtgaagtgctcctggaTAGCTGGCAGggacttggggtaaatctggctgatatgtgaatgcacaccctccatggaggagggaggaggaggtgcgAGCTTTTAAACGCCctgagaagaagaaagagaacaCAGGCTCTGCTCTCAGACCAGCAGCACAGATTACTGTTGTTGTGTTAATCAgtccattgtgcatgtgtgaaggAAAGGGAAGCCTTCAGGGAGGCCAAAAGCCAAGTGAGGTGTGTGCAAAGCTTGATGctgggaggaagagaggctgACCCCAAACCAGGTCAGGTTTGAGCGTGCTCAGCGCCTTGGCTCAGTGGCCGCTCTCCTTTTCGAGCTCTCCGGTTCGCCGCCCCGAGAGCCCTTATGTTTCTTTCCCAAGAGAAGGGTCATAAGTCAGCATTATGGGCCCAGTAACAGAACAGGGAGCTCTCATCCTGAAGCCGGCAGGGCAGCCTGGCTTTCTTTTTTGGAGCGAAGACCCACCCGGGGTGAATCTCCGGCTTGGGgtcccagcccctcccctcctgctttgCCCCAGCTCAGGTGCTTCAAGGGCACCCCCTAGGCTGCAGTCCCAGCTTGCCTGAACCTCCAGTCAGCTGACCCCTGTGGGCCAATACCTGCCCACCAGGACCGATAAAGCTcagctctgcctcctccctctgaGGCGTTCTGGTGCAGGGATGCCGCCTGGGCGCCTTCCCGGATGGCTGCCTTGAATTAGGGGTGCGCATGAACCAGAATTCCTtgttcggttcaaatccgaatCAAATTCGAATCGGACCGCAtgcttccgaaccggttcagttgaaccagctggtccagaacCACTTCAGCAGTTCagctgtacttgtaaagggggatccagtgaggggaatctggtgaggattcccctttacaagtaaaggggtggggaagggaaatcTACAAAGGAGTGGGTGGGCAGCGAGAATGCCAGCGCCATTGCTCCCCCGCTCCCCAGCGCTGCCCAAGCACGCGGAAGTCAGCATTATCCAAGCTGCTCGTGTAGTGGCTACGCAATTGTGGCCTCGAGGCATGTGTGGAGGACGCATGTGCGGATGCTGCCACAGCGCCGCTGCCACATGAGTGGCTTGGTAAATACGGAGCTCTGCACACGTGGGCAGCgccagggagggggaaagcaccTGCCCAtaaggagttgttgttgttgttgttgttgttgttgttattattatatttattacatttatatcccgctcttcctccaaggagctcagagcggtgtactacatacttgagtttctctttcacaacaaccctgtgaagtaggctaggctgagagagagagaagtgactggcccagagtcgcccagctagtttcatggctgaatggggatttgaactcgggtctccccggtcctagtccagcactctaaccactacaccacactggctctcttttgcATTACTTtccttgcccccgcccccacacttTCCGATGTAGAACCAGTTCGTATCGAACCAGGCTTGGTTCGGTTTGATCACGGACCGAACGGGCCCCGGTTGGGTCTGTGACCGAACCACCGAACTGGCTGTACATCGGCCTGTGCCACCCCGACCTTGACTCTTGACTGATACCTGGTTCTGGCTACACACATCTCTTCAGCTCTGCTGACCCTGGTTGGCTGCCCAGCCTCCACCCCTTCTGAACCTTGCGCCTGCTTGTGACCCACTTGGGCCAGTCGCCCAAGCTCAGGGGCAgggcacctgcttgcatgcagccggccccaggttcagtccatggcggcagcggcagcggcagcagcagctcctgggaGGCCTGGGAAAGAGagaccccctgcctgaaaccctggagggctgctgccagccagggtagacagtcctgagctagattgGGCCAATGGCTTTACTTTGTAGCCGGCAGCTCCCTacgtccccctgcccccccggatGCTGGATTTGTCTGGTCCCTGAGCCTGCTGCCCCAGCAAGTATGCAGGCTCCGGGCCGCTCAAGGGACTGCCGTCTGCCTTCCAGGGAGACTgaagctgggtgggggggggagggctggggctacagcttggccagGGCGGTGGGCAGCAAGAAGGCCTCTTGGACCTTCCTGGGCGGCGGAGGCCTCTCCTAGGAACGCTGCCGCACTGAGTCAGGCCACCAGCCCCTCCAGCTCAGTGTTATCCTCCctggccggcagcagctctcctcaaGGGCGGGACGTCCTGCCCTGCGGCTCCTCAGGCAGACACCCCCCCCGCACCCAAATGCTGCAGGCTGCCCAGTGGCACAGCCACGGAGTCCCTGCTCCCTTCCTTGGGAACCTTTTAGGGCGCTTTTCTAAGACCGGTTAATAGACAAGGGGGTTGGTTACAGGGATGTCAACACAGCCCCGTGTTTGTGTTTACGGGCCTCTGCTGGGGGCTGCCGGCCGAGGAGTGTTCCCGCCACAGGCCGGGCCGGGCACAGCTGGAGGGGGGGTTACGGGTGAGTCGCAGCAGCTCCGCCTTTCTGACACTGCCAGGCGGACGCCAGAACAAGGCGGGCAGAAGAGATGATGCCAGGAAAACGGCTCTggggccggccggccggcggggggggggggggcggcagcattggtctcccccccccttcgCCACACCCCAGCAAGGCGAGGGAGAGGCAGCCCCAAAGAGCTTGGGTGCTCAGAAGCAGCTGACCCCATGCCAGAGGCCAGGTTGCGGTGACATCTGTGAGCCTCCTTGGTTGCCCTTTCCAGGGCTGAGAACAAAGAGAGCCCAGCAGGCCACTCGGGCCAGCAGCCTGCctcccacagtggccaagcagACACCCTCCCGGAAGCTCACGGGTAGGCGCGAAGAAAACAGCGAATCGTTGCATCCTCAGAGTTAGACTGCCTCTGGACCTGGAGGCTCTGTGTAGTCACTGTGATGACTGAAaggcctctcttcctcctccctgaaTGTGTCTGATGCCTTTTGAAAGCCAACTAAGCAAGTGGCCGTCACTACACCTTGTGGCTGTGAGTTCCACGCACAAACGGTAGGTTCTGTCTGGATCCACTACACACACTGGCTGGCCCCAGTTTCTATGACGAAGACAACCGCAGATATTTcttatactgctcttcaaccaaagttctccaagcggtttacatagagaaataattaatacataaatcagatggtcgcctgtccccaaaggactcacaatctgaaaagaaacataaggcagataccagcaactgcccctaaagcaaagtgtgccatcgagttggtgtcgactcctcttggtgcccacagagcccggtgttttccctttggcagaatacaggaggggtttgccatggccgcctcccgcacagtctgagaggatgatgcctttcagcaccttcctatagcgctgctgcccgctatagtagtcccagcggggattcgaaccagcaacctcctgctttcccccgctgcgccattaggtggctgtgcaacagccactggagggatgtgctCAGTCAGGGCCTGGGTCTGACCGGAGGAGGCCGGTCCTGGGCACCCAGAGGGAGTGGGCCCCTGTGGCGGGTGGGGTCCTCTAGGGCCTTCCTGGGGACCGTCTCCCTGCAAGGGAGGTATGATTTGGGGGTGGCCTGGGACTGATCGGGGGTACAGATCCCTCGCTTGGTGACCCCACATTTCTCGGCAGggcgggggagcagcagcagcacatagaGGCGCACTGCGGAACAGCGGCTCAGGAGACCAAGCGCACCTCCCCCAGGCCAGAAGGCCGTCTCTTGGTTGAGGGTGTGTGTGGCACAGGCCGCAGACCCAGTCttgtcttttttggggggggtggtgCAGCCAGCCAGGGGCCCCTGTTCCAGATCCGTGCTAGTGGTGCCGCTTGGTGAGGATCCTGCGCGCACACAGtgcaaatgggggtgggtgggaagaagaggACATGTACTAGGTCGGACCACTggtcgtctatctagctcaggattgtcttcccagactggcagcggcttctccaaggttgcaggcaggaatctctctccgccctctcttggagatgctgctgccagggaggggactgggaaccttctgatgctcttcccagagcagctccatcccctgaggggaatatctgacagtgctcacccatgtagtcacaggaacataggaagctgccatctactgagtcagacccttggtccatttcgctctggattgtctacccagactggcagcggcttctccaaggctgcaggcgggaatctctctccgccctctcttggggatgctgctgccagggagggaactgggagcctccgatgctcttcccagagcggtggctccatccccagaggggtaatctcttccagagctgctcacacatccagtctcccattcatgtgcaatcagggctgaccctgcttagctcaggggaccaggCACGCCGGCGGCcaccggaccagctctcctccgagaCCTCCAGTCCAagcggggagtgtgtgtgtgtgtcggctGCTGCCGGATGACTGAGCGGCCGAagcgactgtgtgtgtgtgtgttgaatggGAAGGATCAGCTGATTCCTCAGCAGCCAGTgccagcgcgggggggggggatcagcctcttgcccccccgccccgccccgcccgcgcCAGGACCGC
Above is a window of Hemicordylus capensis ecotype Gifberg chromosome 2, rHemCap1.1.pri, whole genome shotgun sequence DNA encoding:
- the LOC128341718 gene encoding splicing factor Cactin-like; its protein translation is MAEEERKKWRPPPQETQEVHPPHTHQDRSLSLDSSLEKRGHSSERRGKRSRKRSRSRSSVSSVSSLSLPWSQGSREDLGEQLNLQERLQLKEDKKQKELLKALETPEEKRTRHLAKKEAKERKKHEKRGWGEEYMGYTNTDHPFGDNNLLGAFIWSKASLEPEPKVISCR